AGCCGCTGGGTCTAAGAAGGCTCCTTGTGATGTCATTTGACTGATTACTTGTTGTACGGGATCAACCGGCGTTAGCCTGGGTACAATAAATACCACCGTTATCCCTACGAATACTACAACTAGAAATTGTATTATCCTTGGTAGCAAGTATCGCTTGAAAAATAGCAAGTGTTACACCTCCATAATAAGCCCCCCGAAGGGGGCTTAATGTATTTATCTGTAGCCCTTATTTTCTCCCTGTTGGTTCAAGGAAGGGGAGCATGTATTTGAAGTTTGGAAAACAATGGCAAGGCTGAGTATACAAATTATCAGGGCTTGGCCAATTGGTCCAATAATATTCATCATATACCAAAAACAAAGGATGAATAAAGGTTGGTATGGAAGGCATTTCTTCTACAAGTATTTTTAACCCTTCCATTCCGAGCTCAATATTTCTTGGATCATCCCAATCCAACTTTTCCATTTCTTCGATGATTTCATCCATCCTTGGATCTGTCCACCTAGAAGTAGCTCCGTTACCGACAGCTCGCTCTCCGATGGGCTTATAATATTGCGAATGCCAGACATTAAAAGTACGATGCAAATCCGGATGCCCACCCCATGGTTCCATTGCAGGCCAACCACCAGAAGCTTGATAATCACCCAAACTTGTCAAGTCTCCATGTGCTTCATTAGTCTCAACATTAACTTCTATCCCAAATTTTCTCCACTGCTGAGCTACGGCTATAGGATTTTTGTTATCAGCTTTAGCAGGGTCAGTAGCAGCTAATATTGTAATTTCCCAAGCTGTACCGTCTGGTAACAACCATTTGCCATTTTTATCTCTTGTAAATCCATTTCTTTCTAACAGTTGTTCCGCTACATCAGGTGCGTATTTCCACCATCCTGGCCCAAATAATTCTCTAATTTCTTCAGGATCATCAGGTACATCATATCCTCGGCTTCTAGCATATTCAGCAAGGCGTAAAGGAGCGTTAGGATCATATGGTTTAAATGGTTCTCCATCAACTTCTATGTCTAGAGTAAAGTTTCTCAACCATTCTTCCATAGGTTCATAGTACCATTCTTGATATGCAGGAGTAGGAGGGAGGAGCATACTAGCCATAACTACAGCACCGTCATATGCAATAGCAGCCGCATCTACAATATCTATAGCTAAAGTCAATGCCCATCTTACATCTTTTATGTTGTATGGATATACATCATTATTTAACGTTATTCCTGTAGTACAAGGGTCTATATTAACAATCCATGGATAATTTGGATTGTAAGGTCGAGAATATTCATTTTGATTTATCACAGCTCTTAAACTTTCTGGTGTAAAATAGGCTACATCTAATTGGTGGTTGGATTGCTGTATCACTCTCATTTCAGCTGTACCATAGTAATAGAAGAGTACGTTTTTTGGTTTTGGTTCACCAAACAACATTCCATTTGGGGTCCTATCCCAGTCTTCCCTCTTTTCCCAAAGTGTCCAATAACCAGCAGGATCATAATCTTTCAAAACATATGGACCACTGCTTATCGGAGGGTTGAAATCAAAGGTCAAAGGATCCTCTACTTTTTCAAAAATATGTTTTGGGAAAGGCCTCCATGCTCCCCATCTGTCTACAAAATTAGCGTGGAATCGGGAGTTGGGTTCTTTCAATTCAATTAGAACTGTATAATCATCTGTTTTGTAAACTTTGTCAATGTAAAGTTCAAACTGATCATGGTAAGCCATTCCAGGGGTTTTCATGGTTAGTTCAATACCGTAGACAATATCATCTGCAGTAATTTCAACACCATCACTCCAATAGCACCCTTTTCTTAACTTGATTGTCATCTGTGTAAAGTCTTCGTTGTAGATTGGACCTTCCGCGGCAAGAGAGTTAATAATTTCACCTAGAGCTTGTTCGTTCATCCATAATGGTTCTAACATCACCTGCTGTATTCCTCTTTGAGGCCATGTTGAAGCATTTATCCAAACATTAAATCTAGAAGGTGCCGTTACCCTTCCTGCAGTACTTTCAGCTATCAGTGTTTCATCACGAGGAATGTTCCCAGCAAGTTGACCAAAAAATATACTACTAAAAAGCAAAAATATCGATACAACGAAAAAAAACTTTTTCTTCATTTTTCCACACCTCCATATATTTAATATAGATATCGATACCGTGAACGATACCAAAACAATTATATCAGAGTTAACATTCGTTGCAAAACTTTGTTATGGACAGTTAGGGTAAGTTAAGGACAATTAAAAGAGATTATTCCCATTTAGCTCAAATTTGCTTAGTTTTTGAGAATTTTTACTCCATCTTCGATTGTTGTTTCGTAAAAGAATGGCTCTATCATGGTTTTTTCATAATAACTCTTGGAAACTTGATCCTTGAAAGTTTTTACCTGACTTTTTTCCACCAAAGCAATGGCACACCCACCAAATCCTGCTCCCGTCATTCTAGCTCCCACACAGCCTTTGATTTTTAGAGCTTCGTCAACAATTGTATCTAGTTCAAAACCTGTCACTTCATAATCATTTTTCAAGGAATTATGGGATTGGATTAAAAGAGCTCCAAAACCTTCAATATCGTTGTTTTTTAATAATTTAGAAGCTTGAATAACCCTTTGATTTTCTGTTATTACGTGCCTTGCTCTTTTTAGCTCTATTTCATTATCAAGAAATTCGAGATCTTTTACATTACACTGGCATAAATTATCGACCTTTACTTCTTTCACTTGATTTATTTTTTCTAAAGCACTTTCACATTCTTTTCTTCTTTGGTTGTATTGAGACGAAGCGAGCTCTCTTCTTTTGTTTGTATTCATAATAATCAGAGAATACCCGTCTAAATAACAAGGTATATATTCATAAGTTAGGTTTTGGGTATCAAGCAGTAAAGCTTGATCTTTCTTTGCATTTGCTATTACAAATTGATCCATTATTCCAGAGTTCACACCAATAAATTTATTTTCAACCCTTTGCCCTAAGAGGGCAAGGTATGTTCTATCAATTTCTTCAGGGGTTTGATTTTGAGATAAGAGCATGAATCCAATAAGTACTTCCAAAGCTGCAGAAGATGAAAGGCCAGCTCCATTTGGAAGTTCTCCTTTAATCAGAATATTACATCCCTTCAAGGGGAATCCATCTTCTAATAAAAACTTTATAACTCCTTTTGCATAGTTCCCCCAACTGTCTTCCTTTCTATAATCCACTCCCTTATTTAGATCTACTTTTACTTCGTTGGGAAAGTCCATAGATTTTAGGTAGATTAAATTATCGTCCCTCAAATTCATTAAGCCATTTATACCAAGGTTTATAGCTACCGGTAATACATATCCTCCATTGTAGTCTATATGTTCGCCTATCAGATTTATTCTTCCTGGAGAGAAGAACCTTTGTACTTGTTTTTTACTGACTCCGTAGATTTCTTGAAAAGTATTTAGTAAATCCATTTTGTCGACCTCTCTATTGTATTTTTTTGAATTTTTCTATTGCATTTCTTAACGTAATGGCAGTTTCTTCCACCGCCATGGTATTTGCCGCAGCCCAAGCACCCATCTCGCTTGATGCGTACCATTTTATTTTATCCTTGTCTCTTAAAGGAGGATAGAACTCAATATGAAAATGATAGTATTTGTTGGAATCTGCATATTCCTCTGAATTAACAGGAGTTTGATGGATATTCATCATGTAAGGGAAAGGTTTGTCAAACAATGCATCAAAGCCACCAGTTAACAGTTTTAGCGCCT
This DNA window, taken from Petrotoga miotherma DSM 10691, encodes the following:
- a CDS encoding ABC transporter substrate-binding protein; translated protein: MKKKFFFVVSIFLLFSSIFFGQLAGNIPRDETLIAESTAGRVTAPSRFNVWINASTWPQRGIQQVMLEPLWMNEQALGEIINSLAAEGPIYNEDFTQMTIKLRKGCYWSDGVEITADDIVYGIELTMKTPGMAYHDQFELYIDKVYKTDDYTVLIELKEPNSRFHANFVDRWGAWRPFPKHIFEKVEDPLTFDFNPPISSGPYVLKDYDPAGYWTLWEKREDWDRTPNGMLFGEPKPKNVLFYYYGTAEMRVIQQSNHQLDVAYFTPESLRAVINQNEYSRPYNPNYPWIVNIDPCTTGITLNNDVYPYNIKDVRWALTLAIDIVDAAAIAYDGAVVMASMLLPPTPAYQEWYYEPMEEWLRNFTLDIEVDGEPFKPYDPNAPLRLAEYARSRGYDVPDDPEEIRELFGPGWWKYAPDVAEQLLERNGFTRDKNGKWLLPDGTAWEITILAATDPAKADNKNPIAVAQQWRKFGIEVNVETNEAHGDLTSLGDYQASGGWPAMEPWGGHPDLHRTFNVWHSQYYKPIGERAVGNGATSRWTDPRMDEIIEEMEKLDWDDPRNIELGMEGLKILVEEMPSIPTFIHPLFLVYDEYYWTNWPSPDNLYTQPCHCFPNFKYMLPFLEPTGRK
- a CDS encoding galactokinase; translated protein: MDLLNTFQEIYGVSKKQVQRFFSPGRINLIGEHIDYNGGYVLPVAINLGINGLMNLRDDNLIYLKSMDFPNEVKVDLNKGVDYRKEDSWGNYAKGVIKFLLEDGFPLKGCNILIKGELPNGAGLSSSAALEVLIGFMLLSQNQTPEEIDRTYLALLGQRVENKFIGVNSGIMDQFVIANAKKDQALLLDTQNLTYEYIPCYLDGYSLIIMNTNKRRELASSQYNQRRKECESALEKINQVKEVKVDNLCQCNVKDLEFLDNEIELKRARHVITENQRVIQASKLLKNNDIEGFGALLIQSHNSLKNDYEVTGFELDTIVDEALKIKGCVGARMTGAGFGGCAIALVEKSQVKTFKDQVSKSYYEKTMIEPFFYETTIEDGVKILKN